One window from the genome of Thalassospira xiamenensis M-5 = DSM 17429 encodes:
- a CDS encoding NAD(P)H-dependent flavin oxidoreductase: MKALKPLVMSGKEVLPLIEGGKGIAVSTGKSSGAWAAAGGIGTFSAVNADSYDENGNLVPVEYAGKTRGERHQELIAYGIRGGIAQAQIAHEMRGGEGRLHMNVLWEMGGAEEILRGVLEGTKGLVHGVTCGAGMPYKVSQIAAQYGVHYYPIVSSARAFRALWLRSYKNTPEWLGGVVYEDPWRAGGHNGLSNSEDPLVPEDPYPRVAALREYMNSVGLNEVPIIMAGGVWFLRDYEDWLDNPEVAPVAFQFGTRPLLTKESEISEEWKNRLLTLQNGDVSLHKFSPTGFYSSAVRNDFLEDLHQRSDRQVRYSRTAEADLHVGIPLGRRGRPIYVREDDADKVRAWLDAGYTEGMPTPDETMVFVTPDSALTIKKDQIDCMGCLSQCQFSNWEQHSGTTGKRADPRSFCIQKTLQNIAHGAMVENELMFAGHNAYKFGEDPFYANGFVPTVKQLVDRIATGD, encoded by the coding sequence TTGAAAGCCCTTAAACCGCTCGTCATGTCGGGAAAAGAGGTCTTGCCACTGATTGAAGGTGGCAAAGGTATCGCTGTTTCGACGGGTAAAAGTTCCGGCGCATGGGCAGCTGCTGGTGGCATCGGGACGTTTTCCGCCGTCAATGCCGATTCTTATGACGAAAATGGCAATCTGGTTCCGGTCGAATATGCCGGAAAAACCCGCGGTGAGCGCCATCAGGAACTGATCGCCTATGGCATCCGCGGCGGTATCGCCCAGGCACAGATCGCACACGAAATGCGCGGCGGCGAAGGCCGCCTGCACATGAACGTTCTGTGGGAAATGGGCGGTGCGGAAGAAATTCTGCGTGGTGTGCTTGAGGGCACCAAGGGGCTTGTCCATGGTGTGACCTGTGGTGCGGGTATGCCTTACAAGGTATCGCAGATCGCAGCCCAGTATGGCGTGCATTATTACCCGATCGTCTCGTCGGCGCGCGCATTCCGTGCCTTGTGGCTGCGGTCGTATAAAAACACCCCGGAATGGCTTGGCGGCGTGGTCTACGAAGATCCATGGCGTGCCGGTGGCCACAATGGCCTGTCAAATTCCGAAGACCCGCTTGTGCCCGAAGACCCGTACCCGCGGGTTGCAGCCCTTCGCGAATACATGAATTCGGTCGGCCTGAATGAAGTTCCGATCATTATGGCGGGTGGCGTCTGGTTCCTGCGTGACTACGAAGACTGGCTTGATAATCCGGAGGTTGCCCCGGTGGCGTTCCAGTTTGGAACCCGTCCGCTGCTGACCAAGGAAAGCGAAATTTCCGAAGAATGGAAAAACCGTCTTCTGACGCTGCAGAACGGCGACGTGTCGTTGCATAAATTCAGCCCGACCGGTTTTTACAGCTCGGCTGTTCGGAACGACTTTCTTGAAGACCTGCATCAGCGTTCCGATCGTCAGGTCCGTTATTCGCGCACCGCAGAGGCCGATCTGCATGTCGGTATTCCGCTGGGCCGTCGCGGTCGTCCAATCTATGTCCGCGAAGATGATGCCGACAAGGTTCGGGCATGGCTTGATGCTGGTTATACTGAAGGCATGCCGACACCCGATGAAACCATGGTGTTTGTCACGCCTGACAGTGCGCTGACGATCAAGAAAGACCAGATCGATTGCATGGGGTGCCTGTCACAGTGCCAGTTCTCGAACTGGGAACAGCATAGCGGCACCACCGGCAAGCGTGCCGATCCGCGTTCATTCTGCATCCAGAAAACGCTCCAGAACATTGCACATGGTGCGATGGTTGAAAACGAGCTGATGTTTGCCGGTCATAATGCCTATAAATTTGGTGAAGATCCGTTCTACGCCAACGGCTTTGTCCCGACGGTCAAACAGTTGGTCGACCGGATCGCCACGGGCGATTAG
- a CDS encoding rubrerythrin family protein, translating to MVLKGTRTEELLRAAFASEAQVNRRYLYFAQQADIEGHPEIAEMFRATAEAETGHAFGHLEFLEQVGDPATGQPIGTTRLNLEAAFADEQNDARSRYPEMARIAREEGFNDIADWFESLARVEDAHAARMERALASFGTVSEPVE from the coding sequence ATGGTGCTCAAGGGAACACGGACCGAGGAACTTCTGCGTGCGGCATTCGCATCTGAAGCACAGGTCAATCGTCGTTATCTTTATTTCGCGCAGCAGGCTGATATCGAAGGCCATCCGGAAATTGCCGAAATGTTCCGCGCCACCGCCGAAGCCGAAACTGGCCATGCCTTTGGCCATCTCGAATTTCTTGAACAGGTCGGGGACCCTGCAACCGGGCAGCCGATTGGTACCACCAGGCTTAATCTTGAAGCCGCATTTGCCGATGAACAGAACGATGCCAGATCCCGATATCCCGAAATGGCCCGTATTGCGCGCGAAGAAGGTTTTAACGATATTGCCGACTGGTTTGAAAGCCTTGCGCGTGTCGAAGATGCCCATGCCGCCCGAATGGAACGCGCCCTGGCATCTTTTGGGACTGTTTCCGAACCGGTGGAATAA
- a CDS encoding serine hydrolase domain-containing protein — protein MAPLAAKAQSSVDLDDILTHAGRLEPLQAVIIAHRGDVIATQGYHGSSPDQAANIKSASKSIISALVGIAIERDVLTGTDQKIALLLRDQLPADPDPRLFDITIGHLLSMQAGLGRTSGQYYGQWVAQSNWVRAALARPFADDPGGDMLYSTGSSHLLSAILTRQTGKTTLELAREWLGPLDGFAITAWDRDPQGIYFGGNQMAMSTRSLLAFGELYRNGGRTADGRQIITQSWIDQSWQHRTNSRFTGDEYGYGWFMRDLAGQDVVYAWGYGGQMLYIVPSLELTVAMTSDETKPSARTGYRDQLHGLMADIIDRIEADTG, from the coding sequence ATGGCACCGCTTGCGGCCAAGGCACAATCGTCGGTGGACCTTGACGATATCCTGACCCATGCGGGGCGTTTGGAGCCCTTGCAGGCCGTGATTATCGCCCACCGTGGTGACGTGATCGCGACGCAGGGCTACCATGGTAGTTCCCCCGATCAGGCGGCCAATATCAAATCCGCATCGAAATCGATTATTTCGGCATTGGTTGGCATTGCCATAGAACGTGATGTTTTGACCGGTACGGATCAGAAAATCGCCCTCTTGCTGCGGGATCAGTTACCTGCCGATCCCGACCCCCGACTGTTTGATATTACCATCGGGCATCTTTTGTCGATGCAGGCCGGCCTGGGGCGGACATCGGGGCAATATTACGGTCAGTGGGTCGCGCAATCGAACTGGGTGCGTGCTGCTCTTGCCCGCCCGTTTGCCGACGATCCGGGTGGTGACATGCTGTATTCTACCGGCTCAAGCCACCTGCTGTCGGCCATCCTGACACGCCAAACCGGAAAAACGACGCTGGAACTGGCGCGTGAATGGCTGGGGCCATTGGACGGTTTTGCTATTACCGCTTGGGATCGCGACCCTCAGGGTATTTACTTTGGTGGGAATCAGATGGCGATGAGCACCAGATCGCTTCTGGCTTTTGGCGAACTTTACCGGAATGGCGGGCGCACCGCGGATGGCAGACAGATCATCACGCAAAGCTGGATCGATCAAAGCTGGCAGCATCGGACAAATTCACGCTTTACTGGCGATGAATACGGTTATGGTTGGTTTATGCGCGATCTTGCCGGGCAGGATGTGGTCTATGCGTGGGGATATGGTGGGCAGATGCTTTACATCGTTCCTAGCCTTGAATTGACCGTGGCGATGACATCGGACGAAACAAAACCCTCGGCCCGAACCGGATACCGCGATCAGCTGCATGGCTTAATGGCCGATATCATCGACAGGATAGAAGCAGATACAGGCTGA
- the irrA gene encoding iron response transcriptional regulator IrrA, whose translation MTTNPRPYTHALNRLKEAGLRPTRQRLALARLLFDNGHRHITAEQLHSEAMSQNIKVSLATVYNTLHQFTEAALLNEIVIDSGRSYFDTNTAPHYHFYCEEDGMLSDIPADAVQLARVPNMPRGTELASVDLVFRLRRQSARNAA comes from the coding sequence ATGACGACGAACCCGCGTCCTTACACCCATGCCCTGAACCGCCTGAAAGAGGCCGGGTTGCGCCCGACCCGTCAGCGCTTGGCATTGGCCCGCCTGCTGTTTGATAATGGTCATCGGCACATCACCGCCGAACAGCTTCATTCCGAGGCCATGAGCCAGAATATCAAGGTATCACTGGCGACCGTATACAATACGTTGCACCAGTTCACCGAGGCAGCGCTTCTGAATGAAATCGTGATTGATTCCGGTCGATCCTATTTCGATACCAATACCGCCCCGCATTACCACTTCTATTGCGAAGAAGACGGCATGCTCAGCGACATACCCGCTGATGCGGTGCAGCTTGCACGCGTCCCCAATATGCCCCGTGGTACGGAATTGGCATCGGTTGATCTGGTGTTTCGTTTGCGGCGCCAGTCGGCCCGCAATGCTGCCTGA
- a CDS encoding class I SAM-dependent methyltransferase codes for MTTHSSNFNLRDEIKEYWSMRADTFDQQPGHEIFSDQERLAWHDLFRRHLGDGTGKRALDLASGTGVISHLMHDIGFEVTGLDWSEAMLEKARAKSKQRQSNIRFLLGDAENTLEDDNSYDAIVTRHLVWTLVDPAAAFAEWFRVLKPGGKLLVVDGDFVSPTWISTLSKAMTGFLQSIGLKRDVAEIPQLKTHQDILSRVHFSQGARADEVTSMLKTAGFDPVVADFNMRQIHRAQSKHLTLAKGLERGAQHRYAICATKP; via the coding sequence ATGACGACGCATTCAAGCAATTTCAATCTGCGTGACGAGATCAAGGAATACTGGTCAATGCGCGCCGACACGTTCGATCAACAGCCTGGGCACGAGATTTTTTCAGATCAGGAACGTCTGGCGTGGCACGACCTGTTTCGCCGTCATCTGGGCGACGGGACCGGCAAACGTGCGCTTGACCTTGCCAGTGGCACCGGCGTTATCAGCCATTTGATGCATGACATCGGTTTTGAGGTTACCGGGCTTGATTGGTCCGAAGCGATGCTGGAAAAGGCGCGCGCCAAATCGAAACAGCGTCAGTCCAATATCCGTTTCCTTCTGGGCGATGCGGAAAACACCCTTGAAGACGATAACAGCTATGACGCCATCGTCACCCGGCATCTGGTCTGGACGCTGGTTGATCCGGCTGCAGCCTTTGCCGAATGGTTCCGGGTTCTGAAACCGGGGGGCAAGCTGCTGGTGGTGGATGGTGATTTCGTCTCGCCCACTTGGATCAGTACGCTAAGCAAGGCGATGACGGGGTTCCTGCAATCCATCGGATTGAAGCGCGATGTTGCCGAAATCCCGCAACTCAAAACCCATCAAGATATTCTGTCGCGCGTTCATTTTTCGCAAGGTGCGCGGGCCGATGAAGTGACATCGATGTTGAAAACCGCCGGATTTGATCCGGTTGTTGCCGATTTCAACATGCGCCAGATTCACCGCGCCCAGTCAAAACACCTTACGCTTGCCAAGGGCTTGGAACGGGGAGCCCAGCACCGTTATGCCATCTGCGCGACCAAGCCGTAG
- the truB gene encoding tRNA pseudouridine(55) synthase TruB, which yields MARRRRGRSINGWLAVDKPLEITSSTVVNQVRRLLDAAKAGHGGTLDPLASGVLPIAFGEATKTVAYVMDGSKSYRVTLKFGEARSTDDAEGEVTATSDHRPDADEIKAVLGEFIGEIQQVPPKFSAIKVNGKRAYDLARRDEDVVLKPRPILIKDLRLVDMPDRDHAVLEVVSGKGAYMRSLARDIALRLGSVGHISALRRTSAGPFPETSSIPLAELLEMDPDAVLEKLLPVETALDDIPALALTEVEAQRLSSGQPVGLLPVAKRSALETPVVQDDIVCAMLHDRAVALAEISGGEIRPVRVFNL from the coding sequence ATGGCGCGTCGGCGTCGCGGTAGAAGCATCAATGGCTGGCTGGCAGTCGACAAGCCCTTGGAAATCACCTCTTCGACGGTGGTCAATCAGGTGCGTCGTCTGCTTGATGCGGCAAAGGCCGGTCACGGCGGGACACTTGACCCATTGGCGAGTGGTGTCCTGCCTATTGCATTTGGCGAGGCGACAAAAACGGTTGCCTATGTCATGGATGGCAGCAAAAGTTATCGTGTGACGCTTAAATTCGGCGAAGCACGCAGCACCGACGATGCCGAGGGCGAGGTTACGGCCACCTCGGATCATCGTCCGGATGCAGACGAAATAAAGGCCGTGCTGGGTGAGTTTATTGGCGAAATCCAGCAGGTGCCGCCAAAGTTTTCGGCGATCAAGGTTAATGGCAAGCGTGCCTATGATCTTGCCCGTCGCGATGAAGACGTGGTGCTTAAACCGCGTCCGATTCTGATCAAGGATCTTCGACTGGTCGATATGCCGGATCGCGATCATGCCGTTCTCGAAGTTGTTTCGGGCAAAGGGGCATATATGCGGTCTTTGGCGCGCGATATTGCGCTGCGCCTGGGTTCTGTCGGCCATATATCCGCCCTTCGCCGCACGTCGGCGGGGCCGTTTCCTGAAACGAGTTCCATTCCGCTTGCGGAGTTGCTTGAAATGGATCCGGATGCGGTGTTGGAGAAATTGCTTCCGGTCGAGACCGCGCTGGACGACATCCCGGCGCTGGCCCTGACCGAAGTCGAGGCGCAGCGGCTATCGAGTGGGCAACCTGTCGGGTTGTTGCCGGTGGCAAAACGCAGTGCCCTCGAAACCCCCGTCGTGCAGGACGATATCGTCTGCGCCATGCTCCATGACCGCGCGGTTGCGTTGGCGGAGATAAGTGGCGGCGAAATCCGGCCTGTACGTGTTTTTAATCTCTAA
- a CDS encoding ABC transporter ATP-binding protein, producing the protein MVTTLRLEDLGTRYGRAEVVSGVSTPVLTGGDVIAVIGPNAAGKSSLFKRVAGLAKGGGKVHVETANYSRNTICYMPQDTGSNAVLSVYESVILAAKQGSSLRVQTDELARIDDILAALRISDLAARNLGELSGGQRQLVAIAQTLVREPEILLMDEPTSALDLHRQMEVLSFMRDIAKRQKIIVLIAIHDLNHALQYCDHAMAIRDGRMVAFGECANVIDRDLLRDVYQVDGHVERNSLGHPHVVLRGPITGNRHTAEYLSERIAAQ; encoded by the coding sequence ATGGTAACAACACTTCGTCTTGAAGACCTTGGCACCCGTTATGGCCGCGCCGAGGTGGTTTCCGGTGTTAGTACACCGGTTCTGACGGGGGGCGACGTAATTGCCGTCATCGGCCCGAATGCAGCGGGCAAATCAAGCCTGTTCAAACGGGTCGCCGGTCTTGCCAAAGGTGGCGGAAAAGTGCATGTCGAAACGGCGAATTATAGCCGCAACACGATTTGCTACATGCCGCAGGACACCGGATCAAACGCGGTTCTTTCTGTTTACGAGTCGGTTATCCTTGCCGCCAAACAGGGATCGTCATTGCGCGTTCAGACCGATGAACTGGCCCGGATTGACGATATTCTGGCCGCCCTTCGGATTTCTGATCTGGCCGCCCGCAATCTGGGCGAACTTAGTGGTGGTCAACGCCAACTAGTTGCCATTGCCCAGACGCTGGTGCGTGAACCCGAAATCCTGCTGATGGACGAGCCGACCTCAGCCCTTGATCTGCATCGTCAGATGGAGGTCCTGTCTTTCATGCGCGATATCGCCAAGCGCCAGAAAATAATCGTCCTGATCGCGATCCACGATCTGAACCATGCGCTGCAATATTGTGATCACGCCATGGCGATTCGCGATGGCCGCATGGTGGCATTTGGCGAATGCGCCAATGTGATTGATCGTGATCTTTTGCGTGATGTGTATCAGGTTGATGGGCATGTTGAACGCAATTCGCTTGGTCATCCGCATGTTGTTTTGCGCGGACCGATCACCGGCAATAGACACACCGCCGAATACCTTTCAGAACGGATTGCGGCTCAGTAA
- a CDS encoding FecCD family ABC transporter permease — MISDQTTVMAGSAHYKARSLRRILILSGMTIALFLSFAVDLATGPANYPLADVIFALLNPSDASDQLRVVIWEIRMPVALMALTVGAALSTAGAQMQTILANPLASPFTLGISAAAGFGAALALVLGVAILPAFVEFIIPINAFLMAMATALIIHFFSRMRGVTVETIVLLGIALVFTFNALLALLQYLASEQALAAVVFWTMGSLVKATWSKVAITAIAVAIALPLFTRQAWALTALRLGDAKAESFGVNVQSLRLKTMLLVSMLAAIPVSFVGTIGFIGLVGPHIARMLVGEDQRFFLPASVLCGALILSATSVLSKLLVPGAILPIGVITALVGVPFFFSLIFASRRKSW; from the coding sequence ATGATCTCCGATCAAACCACCGTTATGGCAGGGAGCGCGCATTACAAGGCGCGTTCCCTGCGTCGTATCCTGATCCTGAGCGGCATGACAATTGCGCTGTTCCTGTCATTTGCTGTTGATCTGGCAACCGGCCCGGCCAATTATCCGCTGGCTGATGTGATTTTCGCACTGCTGAACCCGTCGGATGCCAGCGATCAGTTGCGCGTCGTGATCTGGGAAATTCGCATGCCGGTCGCCCTGATGGCGCTGACCGTGGGTGCGGCCCTTTCGACCGCAGGCGCGCAAATGCAAACCATCCTGGCCAACCCGCTCGCCAGCCCGTTTACGCTGGGTATCTCGGCTGCGGCCGGTTTCGGTGCAGCCTTGGCACTGGTTCTCGGGGTCGCGATCCTGCCGGCTTTTGTCGAATTCATTATTCCGATCAATGCCTTTCTGATGGCTATGGCGACCGCGTTGATCATTCATTTCTTCAGCCGTATGCGCGGTGTCACGGTTGAAACCATCGTCCTTCTGGGGATCGCGCTGGTCTTTACCTTCAACGCGCTTCTGGCGTTGCTGCAATATCTCGCCAGCGAACAGGCATTGGCCGCGGTCGTATTCTGGACCATGGGCAGTCTGGTCAAGGCGACCTGGTCCAAGGTTGCCATCACGGCCATAGCGGTTGCCATCGCCCTTCCGCTGTTTACCCGCCAGGCGTGGGCACTGACCGCTCTTCGGTTAGGAGATGCAAAGGCGGAAAGTTTTGGGGTAAATGTCCAGTCGTTGCGCCTGAAGACGATGTTGCTGGTCAGTATGCTGGCGGCAATCCCGGTTTCCTTTGTCGGGACCATCGGGTTCATCGGTCTGGTCGGGCCGCATATCGCCCGCATGCTGGTGGGCGAGGATCAGCGTTTCTTCCTGCCGGCATCCGTCCTGTGCGGGGCGTTGATCCTGTCGGCGACGTCGGTTCTGTCAAAACTTCTGGTCCCCGGCGCGATCCTGCCCATTGGGGTAATTACCGCGCTTGTCGGCGTGCCGTTCTTCTTCTCGCTGATTTTCGCAAGCCGGAGAAAATCATGGTAA
- a CDS encoding ABC transporter substrate-binding protein — MKIFGAIAAVALMVAGTVHAAETVTITDVAGREVSVKVPAEKLILGEGRLIYGLATLDTDAPFKRVVGWRDDLKKADPQGYGIYAAKYPEIDSLPTFGGIKDGTFDVEQAISLKPDVIVMNLEAKGATDDASLDKKLAAVGIPLVYIDFRESPMKNTETSMRILGQLTGLETRAEEFIKFRADHIKLVTDRLAKANPKIPDVFIERAAGYSDECCMSFGNENFGKMVELAGGKNIAADIIPGTFGTINPEQVVASNPDQFVGTGGDWEAYAPGMGWVPVGPGADMKEAKRKLIGLTERPAFRDIKATKNNNIHIVWHQFYNSPYQFVVIEQMAKWFHPDLFADIEPEASFRELHERFLPIDYQPGYFISISDQN, encoded by the coding sequence ATGAAAATTTTTGGCGCTATTGCTGCCGTTGCGTTAATGGTCGCGGGGACCGTTCACGCAGCAGAAACCGTCACGATCACCGATGTGGCAGGCCGCGAAGTTTCGGTCAAAGTTCCGGCAGAAAAGCTTATTCTTGGCGAAGGTCGTCTGATTTATGGCCTCGCGACGCTTGATACCGACGCGCCGTTCAAGCGAGTCGTTGGCTGGCGCGATGATCTTAAAAAAGCCGATCCGCAAGGTTACGGCATATATGCAGCAAAGTATCCGGAAATTGATAGCTTGCCGACGTTTGGCGGTATCAAGGATGGGACATTCGATGTCGAACAGGCCATATCGCTTAAACCTGATGTCATTGTGATGAACCTTGAAGCAAAGGGTGCGACCGATGATGCCAGCCTTGACAAAAAACTCGCTGCTGTAGGTATTCCGCTGGTCTATATCGACTTCCGTGAATCACCGATGAAGAACACGGAAACCAGTATGCGCATTCTTGGTCAGTTAACCGGTCTGGAAACGCGCGCCGAGGAATTCATCAAATTCCGCGCCGATCATATCAAACTGGTCACTGATCGCCTTGCCAAGGCCAACCCCAAAATACCCGACGTCTTCATCGAACGTGCCGCCGGCTATTCCGACGAATGCTGCATGTCGTTTGGTAATGAGAATTTCGGTAAAATGGTTGAACTTGCCGGTGGCAAAAACATTGCAGCCGATATCATTCCGGGCACTTTCGGTACAATTAACCCGGAACAGGTTGTTGCCAGCAACCCCGACCAATTTGTCGGTACTGGCGGTGACTGGGAAGCATATGCACCCGGCATGGGCTGGGTTCCTGTTGGTCCCGGAGCTGACATGAAAGAAGCCAAACGCAAATTGATTGGCCTGACAGAACGCCCGGCATTCCGGGATATCAAGGCGACCAAAAACAACAATATCCACATCGTTTGGCATCAATTCTATAACAGCCCCTATCAGTTCGTGGTGATCGAACAAATGGCAAAATGGTTCCACCCGGATTTGTTTGCCGATATCGAACCGGAGGCATCATTCCGCGAACTGCATGAAAGATTTCTACCGATCGATTATCAGCCGGGTTACTTCATTTCCATCAGCGATCAGAACTGA
- the pnp gene encoding polyribonucleotide nucleotidyltransferase — MFNVVRKEMQWGNAKLVLETGKVARQADGAVMVTYGETVVLCTAVGAKSPRPDIDFFPLTVNYQEKAFAAGKIPGGFFKREGRPSEKETLVSRLIDRPIRPLFHPLYRNETQIVCTVLSHDMENDPDVVAMIGASAALTISGLPFLGPIGAARVGYKDGEYILNPATESVKESDLDLVVAGTRDGVMMVESEASELSEEIMLGAVKFGHEQFQSVLDLIISLAEDAAKEPRDIAELPEGYDALVEKVAALGTDGLTKAYSHVVKQERSAAVSDAKAAIAEKLAEEEIADALKGKVSSIIKDLEKDIVRGAILKTGKRIDGRTGADVRPILGEVSVLPRAHGSAIFTRGETQALAVATLGTGQDEQIVDALDGEYRENFMLHYNFPPYSVGEAGRMGSPGRREIGHGKLAWRALHPLMPGKDAFPYTIRIVSEVTESNGSSSMATVCATSLAMMDAGVPLARPVAGIAMGLIKEGDDFAVLSDIMGDEDHLGDMDFKVAGTEKGITSLQMDIKITSVTPDIMQIALGQARDGRLHILGEMSKALPEARGEVSGNAPTITQFSIPRDKIRDVIGSGGKVIREICEETGAKVDIEDDGSITVAHTDGAKGKQAVDWIKSIVAEPELNHIYDGKVVKAVDFGAFVNFFGARDGLVHISELAQERVKQVSDIVKEGDAVKVKVIGFDDRGKIKLSMKRVDQETGADLDAGDAE; from the coding sequence ATGTTTAATGTCGTCCGCAAGGAAATGCAGTGGGGCAATGCCAAGCTGGTTCTCGAAACCGGTAAGGTCGCGCGCCAGGCCGATGGTGCCGTCATGGTCACCTACGGCGAGACCGTTGTGCTTTGTACCGCTGTTGGCGCGAAATCACCGCGCCCGGATATCGACTTTTTCCCGCTGACCGTGAACTATCAGGAAAAAGCATTTGCTGCCGGTAAAATCCCGGGTGGTTTCTTCAAGCGTGAAGGCCGTCCTTCGGAAAAGGAAACCCTGGTTTCGCGTCTGATCGACCGTCCGATCCGTCCGCTGTTCCACCCGCTTTATCGTAACGAAACCCAGATCGTTTGTACCGTTCTGTCCCATGACATGGAAAATGATCCGGACGTGGTTGCGATGATCGGTGCGTCTGCGGCGCTGACCATTTCCGGTCTGCCGTTCCTCGGCCCGATCGGTGCTGCGCGCGTTGGTTACAAAGACGGCGAATATATCCTGAACCCGGCAACCGAGTCGGTTAAGGAAAGCGACCTTGATCTGGTTGTTGCCGGTACCCGTGACGGTGTGATGATGGTTGAATCCGAAGCCAGCGAGCTTTCGGAAGAAATCATGCTTGGCGCCGTTAAATTCGGTCACGAGCAGTTCCAGTCGGTTCTTGATCTGATCATTTCGCTGGCCGAAGACGCCGCGAAAGAGCCGCGCGACATTGCAGAACTGCCGGAAGGCTATGATGCGCTGGTCGAAAAAGTCGCTGCCCTTGGCACCGACGGACTGACCAAAGCATACAGCCATGTCGTCAAGCAGGAGCGTTCAGCTGCTGTTTCTGACGCCAAAGCCGCGATTGCGGAAAAACTGGCCGAAGAAGAAATTGCCGATGCCCTGAAAGGCAAGGTTTCGTCGATCATCAAGGATCTGGAAAAAGACATCGTTCGCGGTGCGATCCTGAAAACCGGCAAACGTATTGATGGCCGTACAGGTGCTGACGTTCGCCCGATCCTTGGCGAAGTTTCGGTTCTGCCGCGTGCACACGGTTCCGCGATTTTCACCCGTGGTGAAACCCAGGCACTTGCCGTTGCCACCCTTGGCACCGGTCAGGATGAACAGATCGTTGACGCGCTTGACGGCGAATATCGCGAAAACTTCATGCTGCACTATAACTTCCCGCCCTACTCGGTTGGTGAAGCTGGTCGTATGGGTTCGCCGGGCCGTCGTGAAATCGGTCATGGTAAACTGGCATGGCGTGCCCTGCACCCGCTGATGCCGGGCAAGGACGCGTTCCCTTACACCATTCGTATCGTTTCTGAAGTAACCGAATCGAATGGTTCGTCCTCGATGGCGACCGTATGCGCAACCTCGCTTGCGATGATGGATGCCGGTGTTCCGCTGGCACGTCCGGTTGCCGGTATTGCCATGGGTCTGATCAAGGAAGGCGATGATTTTGCCGTTCTGTCCGACATTATGGGTGATGAAGATCACCTTGGCGATATGGACTTCAAGGTTGCCGGTACCGAAAAAGGTATCACCTCGCTGCAGATGGATATCAAGATCACCTCGGTGACTCCGGATATCATGCAGATCGCACTGGGCCAGGCCCGTGACGGCCGTCTGCACATCCTTGGCGAAATGTCCAAAGCACTTCCGGAAGCACGTGGTGAAGTTTCGGGCAATGCACCGACCATCACCCAGTTCTCGATCCCGCGTGACAAAATCCGTGACGTTATCGGGTCGGGCGGCAAGGTCATTCGCGAAATCTGCGAAGAAACCGGTGCGAAGGTCGATATCGAAGACGATGGCTCGATCACTGTTGCACATACCGACGGTGCAAAAGGCAAACAGGCAGTCGATTGGATCAAATCGATCGTTGCGGAACCTGAATTGAACCATATCTATGATGGTAAGGTTGTTAAGGCTGTCGACTTTGGCGCATTCGTCAATTTCTTTGGCGCGCGCGACGGTCTGGTCCATATCTCCGAACTGGCGCAGGAACGCGTCAAACAGGTTTCGGATATCGTCAAGGAAGGCGACGCGGTCAAGGTCAAGGTCATTGGCTTTGATGATCGCGGCAAGATCAAATTGTCGATGAAACGCGTTGACCAGGAAACCGGTGCCGATCTCGACGCCGGCGACGCTGAATAA
- the rpsO gene encoding 30S ribosomal protein S15, whose translation MSITAERKAELIKEYAQKDGDTGSPEVQVAILTERIKNLTEHMKEHNHDFHSRRGLLMMVGQRRRLLKYLQRKDQSRYETVIERLGIRR comes from the coding sequence ATGTCGATTACTGCTGAACGCAAAGCTGAGCTGATCAAAGAATACGCTCAGAAAGACGGTGACACCGGTTCCCCCGAAGTCCAGGTTGCAATCCTGACCGAGCGGATCAAGAACCTGACCGAACACATGAAAGAACATAACCACGACTTCCATAGCCGTCGTGGTCTTCTTATGATGGTTGGCCAGCGCCGTCGTCTGCTGAAGTACCTGCAGCGCAAAGACCAGTCGCGTTACGAGACCGTTATCGAACGCCTCGGTATTCGCCGCTGA